One Methanolobus sp. WCC4 DNA segment encodes these proteins:
- a CDS encoding peptidase U32 family protein — protein MSPDKSEVKIPELVMGVRNLAALKACREHADAAYFSLDRLSLRSRAQEITTDKLADFVEEIHNNGMNGYLAVNSVIYPDNLGELDEVLECAASANVDAVIAWDPATIMKAADKDLRIHISTQANVSNQVTAEFYRSLGASRVVLARELSLEQIKEIKEDTKIELEVFVHGAVCQAISGRCYLSAYLLGKSGNCGECSQPCRWEWSLHSDNGAIVDLEGKYLMSAKDLCMIEHIPELIEAGVDAFKVEGRLRNPGYTAAVSECYRNALDLFREGTYEKSKVIPLKEKMALEYNRGFSTGFYFGHPGPDSLAYDFDMNASTVKREAVGIVTNYYPKKRAAAVKLLEQGMELGDNIIIEGNTTYLEQEVSSIFHEGENVNSIERGNDIGLAVDDIVRKNDRIFKISKNIS, from the coding sequence ATGTCCCCCGATAAAAGCGAAGTCAAAATACCGGAACTTGTGATGGGCGTAAGGAACCTGGCAGCCCTGAAAGCATGCAGAGAACATGCTGATGCGGCCTATTTCTCACTTGACAGGCTCAGCCTCAGGTCCAGAGCACAGGAGATCACCACCGATAAACTTGCAGACTTCGTTGAAGAGATACACAATAACGGGATGAATGGATACCTGGCAGTGAATTCAGTGATATATCCAGATAACCTCGGGGAACTGGATGAAGTGCTCGAATGTGCTGCATCCGCAAATGTAGATGCTGTCATCGCATGGGACCCTGCCACGATCATGAAAGCAGCAGATAAGGATCTGAGAATACACATCTCGACCCAGGCAAATGTATCGAACCAGGTAACTGCAGAGTTCTACAGGTCACTTGGAGCAAGCAGGGTCGTACTAGCACGTGAACTCAGTCTTGAGCAGATAAAAGAGATAAAAGAGGATACGAAGATCGAGCTTGAGGTCTTCGTGCACGGAGCGGTATGTCAGGCAATATCAGGAAGATGCTATCTTTCGGCATACCTTCTGGGAAAGTCCGGCAATTGCGGAGAATGCAGCCAGCCATGCCGATGGGAATGGTCCCTTCATTCGGATAACGGAGCAATTGTGGATCTCGAGGGAAAGTATCTCATGAGTGCAAAGGACCTTTGCATGATAGAGCACATACCGGAACTCATTGAAGCAGGGGTCGATGCCTTCAAGGTGGAAGGAAGACTACGAAATCCCGGATATACAGCTGCAGTCTCTGAATGCTACCGTAATGCCCTTGATCTTTTCAGGGAAGGGACATATGAGAAAAGCAAGGTCATCCCACTTAAAGAGAAAATGGCACTTGAATACAACAGGGGCTTTTCAACAGGATTCTATTTCGGCCATCCCGGACCTGACAGCCTGGCATATGACTTCGATATGAACGCCTCAACTGTAAAACGTGAAGCTGTTGGTATTGTAACGAATTACTATCCAAAGAAAAGAGCAGCAGCAGTCAAACTGCTGGAACAGGGAATGGAACTTGGGGACAACATCATCATTGAAGGCAACACAACATATCTTGAACAGGAGGTCAGTTCGATCTTCCATGAAGGAGAGAATGTCAATTCTATCGAAAGAGGAAACGATATAGGACTTGCTGTTGATGATATCGTCCGAAAGAACGATCGTATCTTCAAGATCAGCAAGAACATATCCTGA
- a CDS encoding FeoA family protein, whose amino-acid sequence MAPIMPLVMMPEGKNSKIISINAGSCLLKRLRSMGFIENSSLKVKKDVNGSLIVSINGCDYALGMGMASKIMVQECTA is encoded by the coding sequence ATGGCTCCTATTATGCCACTCGTAATGATGCCGGAAGGAAAGAACAGTAAGATCATTTCCATAAATGCAGGTAGTTGCCTGCTAAAACGTCTGAGGTCCATGGGCTTTATTGAGAACAGTTCTCTCAAGGTAAAGAAAGACGTTAACGGTTCTCTGATAGTTTCCATCAATGGGTGCGATTATGCACTTGGTATGGGAATGGCTTCTAAGATCATGGTGCAGGAATGCACTGCATGA
- a CDS encoding B12-binding domain-containing protein, whose amino-acid sequence MNNNNSTKMELINKAKNSVINFNDAEATNAAMETIRAGIDPVEIIEEGFIEGMKSIGDRFEEGKLSLMDILTASKTMNRGISILKPAAISAHEDSCFFGNLMLTL is encoded by the coding sequence ATGAACAATAACAATTCTACAAAGATGGAGCTTATCAACAAAGCCAAGAACTCAGTGATCAACTTCAATGATGCAGAAGCAACAAATGCTGCAATGGAGACAATAAGAGCAGGGATCGATCCTGTAGAGATCATCGAGGAAGGTTTCATAGAGGGTATGAAGTCCATAGGTGACAGGTTCGAAGAAGGAAAACTCTCACTGATGGACATACTCACCGCATCAAAGACCATGAACAGAGGCATCTCAATACTCAAACCTGCAGCTATTAGTGCACATGAGGACAGTTGCTTCTTCGGAAACCTTATGCTGACATTATAA